A section of the Delphinus delphis chromosome 1, mDelDel1.2, whole genome shotgun sequence genome encodes:
- the RAD54L gene encoding DNA repair and recombination protein RAD54-like isoform X2, whose product MADEMGLGKTLQCITLMWTLLRQSPECKPEIDKAVVVSPSSLVKNWYNEVGKWLGGRIQPLAIDGGSKDEIDQKLEGFMNQRGARVPSPILIISYETFRLHVGVLRRGSVGLVICDEGHRLKNSENQTYQALDSLNTSRRVLISGTPIQNDLLEYFSLVHFVNSGILGTAQEFKKHFELPILKGRDAAASEEDRHLGEERLRELISIVNRCLIRRTSDILSKYLPVKIEQVVCCRLTPLQTELYKRFLRQAKPAEELCEGKMSVSSLSSITSLKKLCNHPALIYDKCVEEEDGFEGKMLVLDYILAVTRSRSSDKVVLVSNYTQTLDLFEKLCRARRYLYVRLDGTMSIKKRAKVVERFNNPSSPDFVFMLSSKAGGCGLNLIGANRLVMFDPDWNPANDEQAMARVWRDGQKKTCYIYRLLSAGTIEEKIFQRQSHKKALSSCVVDEEQDVERHFSLGELKELFTLDEASPSDTHDRLRCHRCVNNHQVWPPPDGSDCTSDLAQWNHSTDKRGLKDEVLQAAWDAASTAITFVFHQHSHEEQQGLH is encoded by the exons ATGGCTGATGAGATGGGCCTGGGCAAGACGCTGCAATGCATCACATTGATGTGGACGCTTTTGCGCCAGAGTCCAGAGTGCAAGCCAGAAATTGACAAGGCAGTGGTGGTGTCGCCCTCCAGCCTAGTGAAGAACTGGTACAATGAAGTTGGGAAATGGCTTGGAGGGAGGATCCAACCTCTAGCCATCGACGGAGGCTCTAAGGACGAGATAGACCAAAAGCTGG AAGGATTTATGAACCAGCGTGGAGCCAGAGTGCCTTCTCCCATCCTCATCATTTCCTATGAGACTTTCCGCCTTCATGTCGGAGTCCTCCGGAGAGGGAGTGTTGGACTGGTCATATGTGATGAG GGACACAGGCTCAAGAACTCTGAGAATCAGACTTACCAGGCCCTGGACAGCTTGAACACCAGCCGACGGGTCCTCATCTCCGGGACTCCCATCCAGAATGATCTCCTTGAGTATTTCAGCTTGGTACATTTTGTTAATTCGGGAATCCTGG GAACTGCCCAGGAGTTCAAGAAGCATTTTGAATTGCCAATTTTGAAGGGTCGAGATGCAGCTGCCAGTGAGGAAGATAGGCATCTAGGAGAGGAGCGACTGCGGGAGCTCATCAGCATTGTGAATAG GTGCCTGATACGGAGGACATCTGATATCCTTTCTAAATATCTGCCTGTGAAGATCGAGCAGGTGGTTTGTTGTAG gctgACACCCCTTCAGACTGAATTATACAAGAGGTTTTTGAGACAGGCCAAGCCAGCAGAAGAGTTGTGTGAGGGCAAGATGAGTGTgtcttccctttcttccatcACTTCACTAAAGAAACTATGTAATC ATCCAGCTCTAATCTATGACAAGTGTGTGGAGGAAGAGGATGGCTTTGAAG GTAAGATGCTGGTCCTTGATTACATTCTGGCGGTGACCAGAAGTCGCAGCAGTGACAAAGTAGTGCTGGTGTCCAATTACACTCAGACATTGGACCTCTTTGAGAAACTCTGCCGGGCCCGAAG GTACTTATATGTTCGCCTGGATGGCACAATGTCCATTAAGAAGCGAGCCAAGGTTGTGGAGCGCTTCAACAATCCGTCC AGTCCTGACTTTGTCTTCATGCTGAGCAGCAAAGCTGGGGGCTGTGGCCTCAATCTCATTGGGGCTAACCGACTGGTCATGTTTGACCCTGACTGGAACCCAGCCAATGATGAACAAGCCATGGCCCGGGTCTGGCGTGATGGTCAAAAGAAGACCTGCTATATCTATCGCCTGCTCTCT gcaggaACCATTGAGGAGAAGATCTTTCAGCGTCAGAGCCACAAGAAGGCACTGAGCAGCTGTGTGGTGGACGAGGAGCAGGATGTGGAGCGGCACTTCTCTCTAGGCGAGTTGAAGGAGCTGTTTACCCTGGATGAGGCTAGCCCCAGTGACACACATGACAG GTTGCGCTGCCACCGCTGTGTCAACAACCACCAGGTCTGGCCACCCCCTGATGGTTCTGACTGCACCTCAGACCTGGCTCAGTGGAACCATAGCACTGATAAGCGGGGGCTCAAGGATGAGGTACTCCAGGCTGCCTGGGATGCTGCTTCCACTGCCATCACCTTCGTCTTCCACCAGCATTCCCATGAGGAGCAGCAGGGCCTCCACTGA
- the LRRC41 gene encoding leucine-rich repeat-containing protein 41 isoform X2 produces the protein MAAPEAWRARSCWFCEVAAATTMEATSREAAPAKSSASGPSAPPALFELCGRAVSAHMGVLESGVWALPGPILQSILPLLNIYYLERIEETALKKGLSTQAIWRRLWDELMKTRPSSLESVTCWRAKFMEAFFSHVLRGTIDVSSDRRLCDQRFSPLLHSSRHVRQLTICNMLQGATELVAEPNRRVLETLASSLHTLKFRHLLFSDVAAQQSLRQLLHQLIHHGAVSQVSLYSWPVPESALFILILTMSAGFWQPGPGGPPCRLCGEASRGRAPSRDEGSLLLGSRRPRRDAAERCAAALMASRRKSEAKQTARGAPAARVTRRSTQESLTAGGTDPKREPLPPATSHEAPGTKRPPSAPATTSSASASSSTSSSKRAPASSAPQPKPLKRFKRAAGKKGARTRQGSGAESEDLYDFVFIVAGEKEDGEEMEIGEVACGALDGSDPSCLGLPALEASQRFRSISTLELFTVPLSTEAALTLCHLLSSWVSLESLTLSYNENCLEQLEMGFPRGAQPAPLLCSVLKASGSLQQLSLDSATFASPQDFGLVLQTLKEYNLALKRLSFHDMNLADCQSEVLFLLQNLTLQEITFSFCRLFEKRPAQFLPEMVAAMKGNSTLKGLRLPGNRLGNAGLLALADVFSEDSSSSLCQLDISSNCIKPDGLLEFAKRLERWGRGAFGHLRLFQNWLDQDAVTAREAIRRLRATCHVVSDSWDSSQAFADYVSTM, from the exons ATGGCGGCGCCCGAGGCCTGGCGCGCCCGGAGTTGCTGGTTCTGTGAGGTAGCGGCGGCAACGACCATGGAGGCCACGTCCCGGGAGGCGGCGCCAGCGAAGAGCTCGGCCTCGGGCCCCAGCGCTCCCCCCGCCCTGTTCGAGCTGTGCGGGCGGGCGGTGAGCGCCCATATGGGGGTTCTGGAAAGCGGGGTGTGGG CCCTCCCAGGCCCAATACTTCAAAGCATCTTACCTCTGCTCAATATATATTACTTGGAGAGGATTGAGGAAACTGCCCTCAAGAAAG GCCTCTCCACTCAGGCCATTTGGCGCCGACTATGGGATGAGCTGATGAAGACAAGGCCTTCCAGTTTGGAA AGCGTGACCTGTTGGCGAGCCAAGTTTATGGAGGCCTTTTTTTCCCATGTTCTACGTGGGACCATTGATGTGTCTTCTGACAGGCGTCTTTGTGACCAGCGCTTCTCACCTCTCCTGCATAGCTCCCGCCATGTCCGGCAGCTCACCATCTGCAACATGCTGCAGGGTGCGACTGAGCTGGTGGCTGAGCCCAATCGCAGGGTTCTGGAGACCCTGGCCAGTTCCCTGCACACCCTCAAGTTCCGCCACCTGCTTTTCTCTGATGTGGCTGCTCAGCAGTCACTTCGGCAGCTGTTGCATCAGCTTATTCACCATGGGGCTGTCAGCCAGGTGTCGCTGTACTCCTGGCCTGTACCTGAGTCAGCCCTTTTCATTCTTATCCTCACCATGAGTGCTGGCTTCTGGCAGCCAGGCCCCGGTGGCCCACCCTGCCGCCTCTGTGGAGAGGCCTCCCGAGGCCGGGCCCCATCCCGAGATGAAGGGTCCCTCCTGCTGGGCTCACGCCGGCCTCGCCGGGATGCTGCTGAGCGATGTGCTGCAGCCCTGATGGCCTCCCGGCGGAAGAGTGAAGCCAAGCAGACGGCCAGAGGTGCACCTGCCGCTCGGGTAACACGCCGGAGCACACAGGAGAGCCTGACAGCAGGCGGGACAGACCCTAAGAGGGAGCCGCTCCCTCCAGCCACTTCCCATGAGGCTCCTGGCACCAAACGCccaccctctgctccagccaccacctcctctgcctctgcttcTTCTTCCACATCCTCATCTAAACGGGCTCCAGCTAGCTCAGCCCCACAGCCTAAGCCCCTAAAGCGTTTTAAGCGAGCTGCAGGGAAGAAGGGTGCTCGCACCCGTCAGGGGTCTGGTGCTGAATCTGAAGACCTATATGACTTTGTTTTCATTGTGGCGGGTGAGAAAGAGGATGGGGAAGAGATGGAGATCGGGGAAGTGGCTTGTGGAGCACTGGATGGATCAGATCCCAGTTGCCtggggcttccagcactggaggcCTCCCAAAGATTCCGCAGCATTTCCACCTTGGAGCTCTTCACGGTTCCACTCTCCACAGAGGCGGCTCTGACACTGTGCCACCTGCTGAGCTCCTGGGTGTCTCTGGAGAGCCTCACACTCTCCTATAATG AAAACTGCCTGGAACAGCTGGAGATGGGATTTCCACGGGGAGCCCAGCCAGCCCCACTGCTCTGCTCTGTACTGAAGGCCTCAGGTTCTCTGCAGCAGCTGTCCCTGGATAGTGCCACCTTTGCCTCTCCCCAAGATTTTGGGCTTGTGTTGCAGACACTCAAAG AGTACAACCTAGCTCTGAAAAGGCTGAGCTTCCACGACATGAATCTGGCTGACTGTCAGAGTGAGGTGCTGTTTTTGCTCCAGAATCTGACTCTTCAAG AGATTACCTTCTCCTTCTGCCGTCTGTTTGAGAAGCGCCCGGCCCAATTTCTGCCTGAGATGGTTGCTGCTATGAAGGGCAACTCCACACTGAAGGGCCTCCGGCTGCCAGGGAACCgcctgg ggaATGCTGGCCTACTGGCCCTGGCAGATGTATTCTCAGAGGATTCATCCTCCTCTCTGTGTCAGCTGGATATCAG TTCCAACTGCATCAAGCCAGATGGGCTTCTGGAGTTTGCCAAGCGGCTGGAGCGCTGGGGCCGTGGGGCCTTTGGTCACCTGCGCCTCTTCCAGAACTGGCTGGACCAGGATGCAGTCACAGCCAGGGAAGCCATCCGACGGCTCCGCGCCACCTGCCATGTGGTTAGCGACTCGTGGGACTCATCCCAAGCCTTCGCAGATTATGTCAGCACCATGTGA
- the RAD54L gene encoding DNA repair and recombination protein RAD54-like isoform X1, which yields MADEMGLGKTLQCITLMWTLLRQSPECKPEIDKAVVVSPSSLVKNWYNEVGKWLGGRIQPLAIDGGSKDEIDQKLEGFMNQRGARVPSPILIISYETFRLHVGVLRRGSVGLVICDEGHRLKNSENQTYQALDSLNTSRRVLISGTPIQNDLLEYFSLVHFVNSGILGTAQEFKKHFELPILKGRDAAASEEDRHLGEERLRELISIVNRCLIRRTSDILSKYLPVKIEQVVCCRLTPLQTELYKRFLRQAKPAEELCEGKMSVSSLSSITSLKKLCNHPALIYDKCVEEEDGFEGTLDIFPPGYSSKALEPQLSGKMLVLDYILAVTRSRSSDKVVLVSNYTQTLDLFEKLCRARRYLYVRLDGTMSIKKRAKVVERFNNPSSPDFVFMLSSKAGGCGLNLIGANRLVMFDPDWNPANDEQAMARVWRDGQKKTCYIYRLLSAGTIEEKIFQRQSHKKALSSCVVDEEQDVERHFSLGELKELFTLDEASPSDTHDRLRCHRCVNNHQVWPPPDGSDCTSDLAQWNHSTDKRGLKDEVLQAAWDAASTAITFVFHQHSHEEQQGLH from the exons ATGGCTGATGAGATGGGCCTGGGCAAGACGCTGCAATGCATCACATTGATGTGGACGCTTTTGCGCCAGAGTCCAGAGTGCAAGCCAGAAATTGACAAGGCAGTGGTGGTGTCGCCCTCCAGCCTAGTGAAGAACTGGTACAATGAAGTTGGGAAATGGCTTGGAGGGAGGATCCAACCTCTAGCCATCGACGGAGGCTCTAAGGACGAGATAGACCAAAAGCTGG AAGGATTTATGAACCAGCGTGGAGCCAGAGTGCCTTCTCCCATCCTCATCATTTCCTATGAGACTTTCCGCCTTCATGTCGGAGTCCTCCGGAGAGGGAGTGTTGGACTGGTCATATGTGATGAG GGACACAGGCTCAAGAACTCTGAGAATCAGACTTACCAGGCCCTGGACAGCTTGAACACCAGCCGACGGGTCCTCATCTCCGGGACTCCCATCCAGAATGATCTCCTTGAGTATTTCAGCTTGGTACATTTTGTTAATTCGGGAATCCTGG GAACTGCCCAGGAGTTCAAGAAGCATTTTGAATTGCCAATTTTGAAGGGTCGAGATGCAGCTGCCAGTGAGGAAGATAGGCATCTAGGAGAGGAGCGACTGCGGGAGCTCATCAGCATTGTGAATAG GTGCCTGATACGGAGGACATCTGATATCCTTTCTAAATATCTGCCTGTGAAGATCGAGCAGGTGGTTTGTTGTAG gctgACACCCCTTCAGACTGAATTATACAAGAGGTTTTTGAGACAGGCCAAGCCAGCAGAAGAGTTGTGTGAGGGCAAGATGAGTGTgtcttccctttcttccatcACTTCACTAAAGAAACTATGTAATC ATCCAGCTCTAATCTATGACAAGTGTGTGGAGGAAGAGGATGGCTTTGAAGGTACCTTGGACATATTTCCCCCTGGGTATAGCTCCAAGGCTCTAGAGCCTCAGCTGTCAG GTAAGATGCTGGTCCTTGATTACATTCTGGCGGTGACCAGAAGTCGCAGCAGTGACAAAGTAGTGCTGGTGTCCAATTACACTCAGACATTGGACCTCTTTGAGAAACTCTGCCGGGCCCGAAG GTACTTATATGTTCGCCTGGATGGCACAATGTCCATTAAGAAGCGAGCCAAGGTTGTGGAGCGCTTCAACAATCCGTCC AGTCCTGACTTTGTCTTCATGCTGAGCAGCAAAGCTGGGGGCTGTGGCCTCAATCTCATTGGGGCTAACCGACTGGTCATGTTTGACCCTGACTGGAACCCAGCCAATGATGAACAAGCCATGGCCCGGGTCTGGCGTGATGGTCAAAAGAAGACCTGCTATATCTATCGCCTGCTCTCT gcaggaACCATTGAGGAGAAGATCTTTCAGCGTCAGAGCCACAAGAAGGCACTGAGCAGCTGTGTGGTGGACGAGGAGCAGGATGTGGAGCGGCACTTCTCTCTAGGCGAGTTGAAGGAGCTGTTTACCCTGGATGAGGCTAGCCCCAGTGACACACATGACAG GTTGCGCTGCCACCGCTGTGTCAACAACCACCAGGTCTGGCCACCCCCTGATGGTTCTGACTGCACCTCAGACCTGGCTCAGTGGAACCATAGCACTGATAAGCGGGGGCTCAAGGATGAGGTACTCCAGGCTGCCTGGGATGCTGCTTCCACTGCCATCACCTTCGTCTTCCACCAGCATTCCCATGAGGAGCAGCAGGGCCTCCACTGA
- the LRRC41 gene encoding leucine-rich repeat-containing protein 41 isoform X1 produces the protein MAAPEAWRARSCWFCEVAAATTMEATSREAAPAKSSASGPSAPPALFELCGRAVSAHMGVLESGVWALPGPILQSILPLLNIYYLERIEETALKKGLSTQAIWRRLWDELMKTRPSSLESVTCWRAKFMEAFFSHVLRGTIDVSSDRRLCDQRFSPLLHSSRHVRQLTICNMLQGATELVAEPNRRVLETLASSLHTLKFRHLLFSDVAAQQSLRQLLHQLIHHGAVSQVSLYSWPVPESALFILILTMSAGFWQPGPGGPPCRLCGEASRGRAPSRDEGSLLLGSRRPRRDAAERCAAALMASRRKSEAKQTARGAPAARVTRRSTQESLTAGGTDPKREPLPPATSHEAPGTKRPPSAPATTSSASASSSTSSSKRAPASSAPQPKPLKRFKRAAGKKGARTRQGSGAESEDLYDFVFIVAGEKEDGEEMEIGEVACGALDGSDPSCLGLPALEASQRFRSISTLELFTVPLSTEAALTLCHLLSSWVSLESLTLSYNGLGSNIFRLLDSLRALSSQAGCRLRALHLSDLFSPLPILELTRAIVRALPLLRVLSIRVDHPSQRDNPAVPGNAGPPSHIIGDEEIPENCLEQLEMGFPRGAQPAPLLCSVLKASGSLQQLSLDSATFASPQDFGLVLQTLKEYNLALKRLSFHDMNLADCQSEVLFLLQNLTLQEITFSFCRLFEKRPAQFLPEMVAAMKGNSTLKGLRLPGNRLGNAGLLALADVFSEDSSSSLCQLDISSNCIKPDGLLEFAKRLERWGRGAFGHLRLFQNWLDQDAVTAREAIRRLRATCHVVSDSWDSSQAFADYVSTM, from the exons ATGGCGGCGCCCGAGGCCTGGCGCGCCCGGAGTTGCTGGTTCTGTGAGGTAGCGGCGGCAACGACCATGGAGGCCACGTCCCGGGAGGCGGCGCCAGCGAAGAGCTCGGCCTCGGGCCCCAGCGCTCCCCCCGCCCTGTTCGAGCTGTGCGGGCGGGCGGTGAGCGCCCATATGGGGGTTCTGGAAAGCGGGGTGTGGG CCCTCCCAGGCCCAATACTTCAAAGCATCTTACCTCTGCTCAATATATATTACTTGGAGAGGATTGAGGAAACTGCCCTCAAGAAAG GCCTCTCCACTCAGGCCATTTGGCGCCGACTATGGGATGAGCTGATGAAGACAAGGCCTTCCAGTTTGGAA AGCGTGACCTGTTGGCGAGCCAAGTTTATGGAGGCCTTTTTTTCCCATGTTCTACGTGGGACCATTGATGTGTCTTCTGACAGGCGTCTTTGTGACCAGCGCTTCTCACCTCTCCTGCATAGCTCCCGCCATGTCCGGCAGCTCACCATCTGCAACATGCTGCAGGGTGCGACTGAGCTGGTGGCTGAGCCCAATCGCAGGGTTCTGGAGACCCTGGCCAGTTCCCTGCACACCCTCAAGTTCCGCCACCTGCTTTTCTCTGATGTGGCTGCTCAGCAGTCACTTCGGCAGCTGTTGCATCAGCTTATTCACCATGGGGCTGTCAGCCAGGTGTCGCTGTACTCCTGGCCTGTACCTGAGTCAGCCCTTTTCATTCTTATCCTCACCATGAGTGCTGGCTTCTGGCAGCCAGGCCCCGGTGGCCCACCCTGCCGCCTCTGTGGAGAGGCCTCCCGAGGCCGGGCCCCATCCCGAGATGAAGGGTCCCTCCTGCTGGGCTCACGCCGGCCTCGCCGGGATGCTGCTGAGCGATGTGCTGCAGCCCTGATGGCCTCCCGGCGGAAGAGTGAAGCCAAGCAGACGGCCAGAGGTGCACCTGCCGCTCGGGTAACACGCCGGAGCACACAGGAGAGCCTGACAGCAGGCGGGACAGACCCTAAGAGGGAGCCGCTCCCTCCAGCCACTTCCCATGAGGCTCCTGGCACCAAACGCccaccctctgctccagccaccacctcctctgcctctgcttcTTCTTCCACATCCTCATCTAAACGGGCTCCAGCTAGCTCAGCCCCACAGCCTAAGCCCCTAAAGCGTTTTAAGCGAGCTGCAGGGAAGAAGGGTGCTCGCACCCGTCAGGGGTCTGGTGCTGAATCTGAAGACCTATATGACTTTGTTTTCATTGTGGCGGGTGAGAAAGAGGATGGGGAAGAGATGGAGATCGGGGAAGTGGCTTGTGGAGCACTGGATGGATCAGATCCCAGTTGCCtggggcttccagcactggaggcCTCCCAAAGATTCCGCAGCATTTCCACCTTGGAGCTCTTCACGGTTCCACTCTCCACAGAGGCGGCTCTGACACTGTGCCACCTGCTGAGCTCCTGGGTGTCTCTGGAGAGCCTCACACTCTCCTATAATG GCCTGGGCTCTAATATCTTCCGCCTGCTAGATAGCCTGCGGGCCCTGTCAAGCCAGGCTGGATGCCGCCTCCGTGCCCTGCATCTCAGTGACCTGTTCTCACCACTGCCCATCCTGGAGCTGACACGTGCCATTGTGCGAGCCCTGCCCCTGTTGCGGGTCCTCTCTATTCGTGTCGACCACCCTAGCCAGAGGGACAACCCTGCAGTACCAGGGAATGCAGGGCCCCCTAGCCACATAATTGGGGATGAGGAGATACCAG AAAACTGCCTGGAACAGCTGGAGATGGGATTTCCACGGGGAGCCCAGCCAGCCCCACTGCTCTGCTCTGTACTGAAGGCCTCAGGTTCTCTGCAGCAGCTGTCCCTGGATAGTGCCACCTTTGCCTCTCCCCAAGATTTTGGGCTTGTGTTGCAGACACTCAAAG AGTACAACCTAGCTCTGAAAAGGCTGAGCTTCCACGACATGAATCTGGCTGACTGTCAGAGTGAGGTGCTGTTTTTGCTCCAGAATCTGACTCTTCAAG AGATTACCTTCTCCTTCTGCCGTCTGTTTGAGAAGCGCCCGGCCCAATTTCTGCCTGAGATGGTTGCTGCTATGAAGGGCAACTCCACACTGAAGGGCCTCCGGCTGCCAGGGAACCgcctgg ggaATGCTGGCCTACTGGCCCTGGCAGATGTATTCTCAGAGGATTCATCCTCCTCTCTGTGTCAGCTGGATATCAG TTCCAACTGCATCAAGCCAGATGGGCTTCTGGAGTTTGCCAAGCGGCTGGAGCGCTGGGGCCGTGGGGCCTTTGGTCACCTGCGCCTCTTCCAGAACTGGCTGGACCAGGATGCAGTCACAGCCAGGGAAGCCATCCGACGGCTCCGCGCCACCTGCCATGTGGTTAGCGACTCGTGGGACTCATCCCAAGCCTTCGCAGATTATGTCAGCACCATGTGA
- the RAD54L gene encoding DNA repair and recombination protein RAD54-like isoform X3: protein MNQRGARVPSPILIISYETFRLHVGVLRRGSVGLVICDEGHRLKNSENQTYQALDSLNTSRRVLISGTPIQNDLLEYFSLVHFVNSGILGTAQEFKKHFELPILKGRDAAASEEDRHLGEERLRELISIVNRCLIRRTSDILSKYLPVKIEQVVCCRLTPLQTELYKRFLRQAKPAEELCEGKMSVSSLSSITSLKKLCNHPALIYDKCVEEEDGFEGTLDIFPPGYSSKALEPQLSGKMLVLDYILAVTRSRSSDKVVLVSNYTQTLDLFEKLCRARRYLYVRLDGTMSIKKRAKVVERFNNPSSPDFVFMLSSKAGGCGLNLIGANRLVMFDPDWNPANDEQAMARVWRDGQKKTCYIYRLLSAGTIEEKIFQRQSHKKALSSCVVDEEQDVERHFSLGELKELFTLDEASPSDTHDRLRCHRCVNNHQVWPPPDGSDCTSDLAQWNHSTDKRGLKDEVLQAAWDAASTAITFVFHQHSHEEQQGLH from the exons ATGAACCAGCGTGGAGCCAGAGTGCCTTCTCCCATCCTCATCATTTCCTATGAGACTTTCCGCCTTCATGTCGGAGTCCTCCGGAGAGGGAGTGTTGGACTGGTCATATGTGATGAG GGACACAGGCTCAAGAACTCTGAGAATCAGACTTACCAGGCCCTGGACAGCTTGAACACCAGCCGACGGGTCCTCATCTCCGGGACTCCCATCCAGAATGATCTCCTTGAGTATTTCAGCTTGGTACATTTTGTTAATTCGGGAATCCTGG GAACTGCCCAGGAGTTCAAGAAGCATTTTGAATTGCCAATTTTGAAGGGTCGAGATGCAGCTGCCAGTGAGGAAGATAGGCATCTAGGAGAGGAGCGACTGCGGGAGCTCATCAGCATTGTGAATAG GTGCCTGATACGGAGGACATCTGATATCCTTTCTAAATATCTGCCTGTGAAGATCGAGCAGGTGGTTTGTTGTAG gctgACACCCCTTCAGACTGAATTATACAAGAGGTTTTTGAGACAGGCCAAGCCAGCAGAAGAGTTGTGTGAGGGCAAGATGAGTGTgtcttccctttcttccatcACTTCACTAAAGAAACTATGTAATC ATCCAGCTCTAATCTATGACAAGTGTGTGGAGGAAGAGGATGGCTTTGAAGGTACCTTGGACATATTTCCCCCTGGGTATAGCTCCAAGGCTCTAGAGCCTCAGCTGTCAG GTAAGATGCTGGTCCTTGATTACATTCTGGCGGTGACCAGAAGTCGCAGCAGTGACAAAGTAGTGCTGGTGTCCAATTACACTCAGACATTGGACCTCTTTGAGAAACTCTGCCGGGCCCGAAG GTACTTATATGTTCGCCTGGATGGCACAATGTCCATTAAGAAGCGAGCCAAGGTTGTGGAGCGCTTCAACAATCCGTCC AGTCCTGACTTTGTCTTCATGCTGAGCAGCAAAGCTGGGGGCTGTGGCCTCAATCTCATTGGGGCTAACCGACTGGTCATGTTTGACCCTGACTGGAACCCAGCCAATGATGAACAAGCCATGGCCCGGGTCTGGCGTGATGGTCAAAAGAAGACCTGCTATATCTATCGCCTGCTCTCT gcaggaACCATTGAGGAGAAGATCTTTCAGCGTCAGAGCCACAAGAAGGCACTGAGCAGCTGTGTGGTGGACGAGGAGCAGGATGTGGAGCGGCACTTCTCTCTAGGCGAGTTGAAGGAGCTGTTTACCCTGGATGAGGCTAGCCCCAGTGACACACATGACAG GTTGCGCTGCCACCGCTGTGTCAACAACCACCAGGTCTGGCCACCCCCTGATGGTTCTGACTGCACCTCAGACCTGGCTCAGTGGAACCATAGCACTGATAAGCGGGGGCTCAAGGATGAGGTACTCCAGGCTGCCTGGGATGCTGCTTCCACTGCCATCACCTTCGTCTTCCACCAGCATTCCCATGAGGAGCAGCAGGGCCTCCACTGA